One window of Vibrio sinaloensis genomic DNA carries:
- the parE gene encoding DNA topoisomerase IV subunit B, giving the protein MTEQYNAGAIEVLNGLEPVRRRPGMYTDTARPNHLGQEVIDNSVDEALAGHASKVQVILHADQSLEVIDDGRGMPVDIHPEEKISGVELIFCKLHAGGKFSNKNYQFSGGLHGVGISVVNALSKRVEVTVRRDGQVYEMAFENGNKVEELTVTGTCGRRNKGTSVHFWPDASYFDSANFSVTRLVNNLRAKAVLCPGLEITFSDKVNGKEYQWRYEDGLKDYLAEGVKGYTVLPEEPFTGEFSAETEAATWAVIWQPEGGDMITESYVNLIPTAQGGTHVNGLRQGLLDAMREFCEFRNLLPRGVKLTGDDVFERCSYVLSVKMQDPQFAGQTKERLSSRQTAAFVSGVVKDAFSLWLNEKPQLAEQLAEVCIANAHRRMRASKKVVRKKVASGPALPGKLTDCSQQDLSRTEIFFVEGDSAGGSAKQARDREFQAVMPLRGKILNTWEVSPDQVLASQEVHDISVALGIDPDNDNLDGLRYGKICILADADSDGLHIATLLCALFTRHFRALVEAGHIYVAMPPLYRIDCGKEVFYALDDDEKEGILERLSKKKAKINVQRFKGLGEMNPLQLRETTMDPNTRRLVQLTIDDNDATMEMMDMLLGKKRADDRRSWLQNNGDMAEV; this is encoded by the coding sequence ATGACTGAACAATATAATGCAGGGGCCATTGAGGTTCTTAATGGTTTGGAGCCAGTACGTCGCCGCCCTGGGATGTATACGGATACAGCGCGTCCGAACCATTTGGGCCAAGAGGTCATCGACAACAGTGTGGATGAAGCGCTGGCCGGTCACGCTTCCAAAGTTCAAGTGATTCTACATGCCGACCAGTCACTTGAAGTGATCGATGATGGTCGCGGTATGCCTGTTGATATTCACCCAGAAGAGAAAATCTCGGGTGTGGAACTGATTTTCTGTAAGCTTCACGCAGGTGGCAAGTTCTCCAACAAAAACTATCAATTTTCCGGTGGTCTCCACGGGGTGGGGATCTCGGTAGTAAACGCTCTATCAAAGCGTGTTGAAGTGACGGTGCGCCGTGATGGCCAAGTATATGAAATGGCCTTTGAAAACGGTAATAAAGTCGAAGAGCTTACGGTAACCGGGACTTGTGGTCGTCGCAACAAGGGTACCAGCGTTCACTTCTGGCCTGATGCGAGTTACTTCGATTCAGCTAATTTCTCTGTCACCCGTTTGGTAAACAACTTACGTGCTAAAGCCGTGCTTTGTCCGGGCCTTGAGATTACCTTCAGCGATAAAGTTAATGGCAAAGAGTACCAGTGGCGCTATGAAGATGGATTGAAAGACTATCTGGCTGAGGGCGTTAAAGGCTATACGGTATTGCCAGAAGAACCCTTCACTGGTGAGTTCTCTGCTGAAACCGAAGCGGCTACCTGGGCCGTGATTTGGCAACCTGAAGGCGGTGATATGATCACCGAAAGCTACGTGAACCTGATCCCAACGGCGCAAGGTGGTACCCACGTAAACGGCTTACGCCAAGGCTTGTTGGATGCCATGCGTGAGTTCTGTGAATTCCGTAACTTGCTACCGCGTGGCGTTAAATTGACCGGTGATGACGTCTTTGAACGCTGTTCTTATGTGCTCTCGGTAAAGATGCAAGATCCGCAATTTGCTGGTCAGACTAAAGAGCGTCTCTCTTCTCGCCAAACTGCGGCGTTTGTCTCGGGTGTGGTTAAAGATGCGTTCAGTTTATGGCTCAATGAGAAGCCGCAATTGGCTGAACAATTGGCGGAAGTGTGTATCGCTAACGCTCATCGTCGTATGCGTGCAAGTAAAAAAGTGGTGCGTAAGAAGGTTGCGTCAGGCCCAGCATTGCCAGGCAAGTTAACCGATTGTTCGCAGCAAGACTTAAGCCGAACTGAAATTTTCTTTGTCGAGGGTGACTCGGCAGGGGGCAGTGCCAAGCAAGCTCGCGACCGTGAGTTCCAGGCGGTCATGCCATTGCGAGGTAAAATTCTTAACACCTGGGAAGTGTCACCGGATCAGGTGCTCGCTTCACAAGAAGTCCACGACATCTCGGTTGCGTTAGGGATTGACCCAGACAACGACAACCTCGACGGCCTGCGTTATGGCAAAATTTGTATTCTCGCCGATGCGGACTCGGATGGTCTTCACATCGCGACGCTTTTGTGTGCGCTATTTACTCGCCATTTCCGTGCGTTGGTTGAAGCTGGGCATATCTATGTTGCGATGCCACCTTTGTATCGTATCGACTGTGGCAAAGAAGTGTTCTATGCCCTGGATGACGACGAAAAAGAGGGCATTTTAGAGCGCTTATCTAAGAAAAAAGCCAAGATCAATGTCCAGCGATTCAAAGGTCTCGGTGAGATGAACCCACTACAACTGCGCGAAACCACCATGGATCCCAATACACGCCGCTTAGTCCAACTTACCATTGATGACAATGACGCCACGATGGAAATGATGGATATGTTGCTAGGCAAGAAACGTGCAGATGACCGCCGCTCTTGGCTGCAGAATAACGGCGATATGGCAGAGGTTTAA
- the yqiA gene encoding esterase YqiA, whose amino-acid sequence MRPPLLLYIHGFNSSPLSLKANLMQEYCATHRPDIKVVVPQLPCFPQQAAQHLLDIVNQYKEEYRIGLVGSSLGGYLSMWLNAQFGFKAVVVNPAVRPYELLVDFLGEQQNPYTHERYFLESQHIDELKALDTPQLQRPQDFWLLQQTGDEVLDYRQAVSHFSGSQQTVEQGGDHSFVDFERYPEQIIRFLEL is encoded by the coding sequence ATGCGACCACCTCTGTTGCTCTATATCCACGGTTTTAACAGCTCACCTCTCTCGCTGAAAGCAAACCTCATGCAAGAGTACTGTGCGACACACCGCCCAGACATCAAAGTGGTGGTGCCTCAACTGCCTTGCTTTCCCCAGCAAGCCGCTCAGCACCTACTGGATATCGTCAACCAGTATAAAGAAGAGTACCGGATTGGTTTAGTTGGCAGCTCACTGGGTGGTTATCTATCGATGTGGCTCAATGCTCAGTTCGGTTTTAAGGCCGTGGTTGTCAATCCTGCGGTGAGACCGTATGAGCTGTTGGTGGATTTTTTGGGCGAGCAGCAAAATCCTTATACGCATGAACGCTATTTTCTAGAAAGTCAGCATATTGATGAGTTGAAAGCCCTCGATACACCCCAGTTACAGCGTCCACAAGATTTTTGGTTACTGCAACAAACGGGCGATGAAGTGCTCGACTATCGACAAGCCGTCAGCCATTTTTCTGGCTCACAGCAAACCGTCGAACAAGGGGGCGATCATAGTTTTGTCGACTTCGAACGCTATCCGGAGCAAATCATTCGCTTCCTAGAGCTTTGA
- the tolC gene encoding outer membrane channel protein TolC codes for MKKLLPLVISAAIGSMSTNVLADSITDIYNLAKENDPTLLSAAAKRDAAFEAVNSSRSTLLPQINLTAGYGLDRGETKLDSSSTIDNDKNTLSAGINFSQELYQRSSWLTLDISEKSARQADAAYAAAQQALILRVASAYFEVLRAQDNLEFVLAEKAAVGRQLEQTKQRFEVGLSAITDVHDAQAQYDGVLADEVLAENDLINTYEELREITGQQHDDLDVLDTQRFSASKSQADINQLLEDAQQKNLSLLSARIAQDVAKDNISLASSGHLPSLTLDGGYNYRDISQSTQNGNTDNFNLGLNLNVPLYTGGNITSQTKQAEFNYVSASQELEATYRSVVKDVRAFNNNINASIGALRAFEQAVISAKSALEATEAGFDVGTRTIVDVLDSTRRLYDANKDLSNARYNYILSVLQLRQAVGTLSEDEILEIHAGLKKAS; via the coding sequence ATGAAGAAACTGCTTCCACTCGTGATTAGTGCCGCTATTGGCAGCATGAGCACTAACGTGCTTGCTGACTCGATAACGGATATCTACAATCTGGCAAAAGAAAACGACCCAACCCTATTGAGCGCCGCTGCAAAGCGTGATGCCGCCTTTGAAGCAGTGAACTCTAGCCGCTCAACGTTACTACCACAAATCAACCTGACCGCGGGTTATGGCCTCGATCGTGGTGAAACCAAACTTGATTCAAGTTCAACCATTGATAACGATAAAAACACCTTATCAGCCGGCATCAATTTTTCTCAAGAGCTCTACCAACGTTCAAGCTGGCTGACCCTAGATATCTCTGAGAAATCCGCACGTCAAGCGGATGCAGCATACGCCGCAGCGCAGCAAGCGCTGATTCTGCGCGTTGCCAGCGCTTACTTTGAAGTGCTGCGCGCTCAAGATAATTTAGAGTTCGTCCTAGCGGAAAAAGCCGCGGTTGGGCGTCAACTAGAGCAGACCAAACAGCGTTTTGAAGTGGGTCTATCTGCGATTACTGACGTTCATGACGCTCAAGCTCAATACGATGGCGTTCTCGCTGATGAGGTGTTGGCCGAGAATGACCTGATTAATACATATGAGGAGCTGCGTGAAATCACTGGTCAGCAACACGATGACCTCGATGTGTTAGATACGCAACGCTTCTCAGCGAGCAAAAGCCAAGCCGACATTAATCAGCTGCTCGAAGACGCGCAACAGAAAAACTTGAGTTTGCTGTCAGCGCGCATTGCCCAAGATGTGGCAAAAGATAATATTTCCCTAGCCAGCTCTGGTCACCTACCATCACTCACCCTTGACGGCGGTTACAACTACCGTGACATTTCTCAGAGCACCCAAAACGGCAACACAGATAACTTTAATCTGGGTCTAAATCTTAATGTGCCACTCTACACGGGCGGTAATATCACCTCACAAACCAAGCAGGCCGAGTTCAACTATGTGTCAGCAAGCCAAGAGCTTGAAGCGACTTATCGCAGTGTCGTGAAAGATGTTCGTGCGTTTAACAACAACATCAACGCATCTATTGGCGCGCTACGTGCCTTCGAGCAAGCGGTGATATCAGCAAAATCAGCGCTAGAAGCGACCGAAGCGGGCTTCGATGTCGGTACGCGTACTATTGTTGACGTTCTCGACTCGACCCGTCGTCTCTACGATGCCAACAAGGACCTATCAAATGCTCGCTACAACTACATCCTTAGCGTACTGCAGCTGCGTCAAGCGGTCGGCACTCTAAGTGAAGATGAGATTCTAGAAATCCACGCGGGGCTTAAAAAGGCTAGTTAA
- a CDS encoding TIGR01212 family radical SAM protein (This family includes YhcC from E. coli K-12, an uncharacterized radical SAM protein.) produces the protein MQLHQLVNTIGQDLQRRYGEKVHKLTLHGGFSCPNRDGTIGRGGCTFCNVASFADEQAQIQSIEQQLTDRAGEIARAKKYLAYFQAYTSTYAEVQVLKNMYEQALKVADIVGLCVGTRPDCVPDEVLELLSGYVEQGYEIWLELGLQTANNQTLKRINRGHDFECYAEITKRARALGIKVCTHLIVGLPKETREDNIATLQQVLAVGTDGIKLHGLHIVEGSTMAKAWKAGRLEAPELDEYVSIASEMIRMTPPEVIYHRVSSAARRPTLLAPLWCENRWLAMTEIGRALHREGAQGSLINQPFIYTKPIIKADDCAIT, from the coding sequence ATGCAGCTTCATCAATTGGTCAATACCATAGGACAAGATCTACAACGCCGTTATGGAGAGAAGGTACATAAACTGACGTTACATGGTGGATTCAGCTGCCCAAATAGGGACGGCACCATTGGCCGTGGTGGGTGCACTTTTTGTAATGTGGCCTCATTTGCCGACGAGCAGGCACAGATCCAAAGCATTGAACAGCAGTTAACTGACCGAGCGGGAGAGATCGCTCGAGCGAAAAAGTACCTCGCCTACTTTCAAGCCTACACCAGCACTTATGCCGAAGTGCAGGTGCTTAAGAACATGTACGAACAGGCGCTCAAAGTCGCAGACATTGTCGGATTGTGCGTCGGTACTCGCCCTGATTGCGTGCCTGATGAAGTGTTAGAGCTACTATCTGGTTATGTTGAGCAGGGATACGAAATTTGGTTGGAGTTAGGGCTGCAGACAGCCAATAATCAGACCCTTAAACGCATTAATCGTGGTCATGATTTTGAGTGCTACGCCGAGATTACCAAGCGCGCTAGAGCATTAGGCATTAAGGTGTGTACTCACTTAATTGTCGGTTTGCCGAAAGAGACGCGTGAAGACAATATTGCCACTTTGCAGCAGGTGCTGGCGGTCGGCACCGATGGCATCAAGCTACATGGTCTACATATTGTCGAAGGCAGTACCATGGCCAAAGCGTGGAAAGCAGGACGCCTTGAAGCCCCAGAGCTAGACGAGTATGTCTCCATTGCTAGTGAAATGATCCGTATGACGCCTCCGGAGGTGATTTATCACCGAGTCTCCTCTGCGGCAAGAAGGCCGACGCTACTCGCGCCGTTATGGTGTGAGAATCGCTGGTTAGCGATGACGGAGATTGGCCGAGCATTGCATCGAGAAGGGGCTCAGGGCTCGCTGATAAATCAACCATTTATATATACAAAACCAATAATAAAGGCTGATGATTGCGCAATAACCTGA
- a CDS encoding GGDEF domain-containing protein, with amino-acid sequence MEQLLVWLWDTSQGHGIDFVIFVLFVCVSLGLYVRTQAHIAQLILSSPHAVLVIDHKNGELLLANAAASQLLAVRVVGKQFVLPDLVTKQFLLSIIPPLQQQPRDSHLLSWPLSENKSVKLDVTGRPTWYRRRTVWTLHFSIHHSTTQELQAQVESLSVIKSAFDNLSELIFIKNQAGQVVSSNRAFQQFWKGREQEGSADIQGVIKGRASNRRWTITPDGRSCLLESYQSVLISPEGETIGTLGISHDVTDWHNMQKNLRDEMEKRRDTEVALAQRDTILQNILESSPDSIGIFNENMVYQACNQPFVEALGIEHIDDLIGKRLQDVIANEDYQRLSDTDNKVLYEGKSLRYIDQVMGQDGEYVWYDVVKSPFRDPASGTNGVLIMARDVSERYLVEKKLEQANQELERLSFIDGLTQIANRRRFNEQLDTLWYLHIREKQPMTVMLCDIDYFKHYNDFYGHQRGDEALIKVANVFKQVLTRSSDCVARYGGEEFAFILPNTTTQGALSVAERIHQGIAELSIEHQASEVATQVTISIGLVSLTPQPLDSSETIVALADSALYQAKANGRNQTCVHHTSEN; translated from the coding sequence ATGGAGCAACTCCTAGTATGGTTGTGGGATACCTCGCAAGGACATGGCATTGACTTTGTCATTTTCGTCCTATTTGTTTGTGTGTCTCTGGGGCTCTATGTTCGAACTCAAGCGCATATCGCTCAACTGATATTATCTTCTCCTCATGCGGTGCTAGTGATTGACCATAAAAATGGCGAGCTGCTGCTTGCTAATGCCGCTGCCAGTCAGTTATTGGCAGTGAGAGTCGTGGGTAAGCAGTTTGTGTTACCCGATCTGGTCACTAAGCAGTTTCTGCTGTCGATCATTCCTCCGTTACAGCAGCAGCCTCGTGATTCTCACTTATTGTCATGGCCGCTCTCAGAAAATAAAAGTGTTAAGCTGGACGTCACTGGGCGACCAACTTGGTACCGACGTCGCACCGTTTGGACGCTGCACTTCTCTATTCACCACAGCACCACCCAAGAGCTCCAGGCGCAGGTTGAATCCTTGTCTGTGATTAAGAGTGCCTTTGATAATCTATCTGAGCTGATCTTTATTAAAAATCAAGCAGGGCAAGTGGTCTCAAGCAATCGAGCCTTCCAGCAGTTTTGGAAAGGACGCGAGCAAGAGGGCAGCGCAGACATACAGGGCGTGATAAAAGGGCGAGCGAGCAATCGACGCTGGACCATCACCCCAGATGGGCGTAGTTGTCTGCTCGAAAGCTATCAAAGTGTGTTGATTTCTCCCGAAGGGGAGACGATAGGTACCCTTGGCATCAGTCATGATGTGACGGACTGGCACAACATGCAAAAGAACTTACGTGATGAGATGGAGAAGCGCCGAGATACCGAGGTAGCCCTTGCCCAACGCGACACCATACTGCAGAACATCCTCGAGTCGAGTCCAGACTCAATCGGCATTTTCAACGAGAATATGGTCTATCAAGCGTGCAACCAACCTTTTGTCGAAGCGCTAGGAATCGAACATATCGATGACCTGATAGGTAAGCGCCTGCAAGATGTGATTGCCAATGAGGATTATCAACGTCTGTCTGATACCGATAACAAAGTTCTGTACGAAGGTAAGTCGCTGCGTTATATCGACCAAGTGATGGGCCAAGATGGTGAGTACGTTTGGTACGATGTGGTGAAATCGCCATTTCGTGACCCAGCCTCGGGAACCAACGGCGTGTTGATCATGGCGCGTGATGTCTCAGAGCGCTATTTGGTCGAGAAGAAACTTGAGCAAGCGAACCAAGAGTTAGAGCGTTTGAGTTTTATTGATGGTCTCACCCAAATTGCCAATCGCCGCCGATTCAATGAGCAGCTAGACACACTTTGGTATTTGCATATCCGCGAAAAACAGCCGATGACGGTAATGCTGTGCGATATTGACTACTTCAAACATTATAATGACTTCTATGGACATCAACGGGGCGATGAAGCGCTAATAAAGGTGGCTAATGTGTTCAAGCAAGTGCTGACTCGCTCAAGTGACTGCGTTGCGCGCTATGGCGGTGAAGAGTTTGCTTTCATTTTACCCAATACCACCACCCAAGGGGCATTGAGTGTGGCTGAACGTATTCATCAAGGCATCGCTGAACTGTCGATAGAGCATCAAGCGTCCGAGGTGGCGACACAAGTGACCATTAGCATTGGCTTAGTCTCCTTGACCCCTCAACCGCTCGACAGCAGCGAGACCATTGTTGCTCTGGCAGACAGCGCCCTGTATCAGGCCAAAGCAAACGGGCGTAACCAAACCTGTGTGCATCACACATCAGAAAATTAA
- the cpdA gene encoding 3',5'-cyclic-AMP phosphodiesterase, producing MKVVSSSTDSSTIKLIQITDTHLFEPADGSLLSVKTLDSFNAVVSAIIEQGSCFDAILSTGDISQDHTAGSYQRFVSGIAPLKKHCYWLPGNHDFKPSMASVLPSQQIEQVSHVLLGEHWQMVLLDSQVVGVPHGRLSDQQLQLLDEKLSQHPQRHTLVLLHHHPILVGSRWLDQHTLKDAEYFWQLVEKHSNVKAVLCGHVHQDMNVLHQGVRVMATPSTCVQFKPNSDDFALDTLSPGWRELALFADGSLTTEVKRLAPGSFQPDFTSAGY from the coding sequence TTGAAAGTAGTGTCAAGTTCAACAGACAGCAGCACAATTAAGTTGATCCAGATTACGGACACTCACCTGTTTGAGCCTGCCGACGGCAGTCTACTCAGTGTGAAAACCCTGGATAGCTTTAATGCGGTGGTGTCAGCCATTATCGAACAGGGAAGTTGCTTTGATGCAATCCTGTCGACGGGAGACATTTCACAAGATCACACTGCGGGGTCATACCAACGCTTTGTGAGTGGCATCGCGCCGTTAAAGAAACACTGTTATTGGCTGCCTGGCAATCACGACTTTAAGCCGAGCATGGCCTCCGTGCTTCCTTCTCAGCAAATTGAGCAAGTTTCACACGTGTTACTCGGCGAACATTGGCAAATGGTGCTGCTCGATTCGCAGGTGGTTGGTGTACCTCATGGCCGTCTGAGTGATCAACAGTTGCAGTTGCTTGACGAAAAGCTTTCTCAACATCCACAGCGCCATACTTTAGTGTTACTGCATCATCATCCGATTTTGGTGGGCAGTCGCTGGCTCGATCAGCACACCCTCAAAGATGCTGAGTATTTCTGGCAGTTGGTGGAAAAGCATAGCAATGTCAAAGCGGTGCTATGTGGGCATGTCCATCAAGATATGAACGTACTTCATCAAGGCGTGCGAGTGATGGCTACCCCATCAACTTGTGTGCAGTTTAAGCCAAACAGCGATGATTTTGCCCTCGATACGCTCTCTCCCGGCTGGCGTGAGTTAGCGCTGTTTGCTGACGGAAGTCTAACTACAGAAGTGAAGCGCCTCGCGCCAGGAAGCTTTCAACCTGATTTTACCTCTGCGGGCTATTAA
- the nudF gene encoding ADP-ribose diphosphatase gives MQQSDNQHPQFTAEDVEIISKETLFQGFFSMVKYRFKHKLFAGGWSAEIEREMFERGHAAALLPYDPVTDQVVIIEQIRVGALEHSSPWQLEIVAGMIEPDEEAEQVVRREAVEEAGIEIGQIEKVTSYYPSSGGCSELLDVYVGQVDASTAHGVHGLDYEGEDIRVHVISRQQAYQWVVDGRFENGASIIALQWLELNQQRLKKQW, from the coding sequence ATGCAACAGTCTGACAATCAACATCCGCAGTTTACTGCTGAAGATGTGGAAATAATCTCAAAAGAAACACTCTTTCAAGGTTTTTTCTCTATGGTCAAGTACCGCTTCAAACATAAGCTGTTTGCGGGTGGTTGGAGTGCCGAGATTGAGCGCGAGATGTTCGAGCGGGGTCATGCAGCAGCACTGCTGCCATACGATCCGGTCACCGATCAAGTGGTGATTATCGAGCAGATTCGGGTTGGCGCTTTGGAGCACTCAAGCCCTTGGCAACTGGAAATAGTCGCCGGCATGATTGAGCCGGACGAAGAGGCTGAGCAGGTCGTTCGCCGTGAAGCCGTTGAGGAAGCTGGGATTGAAATTGGCCAGATAGAGAAAGTGACTTCTTATTACCCCTCATCGGGAGGCTGCTCAGAGCTGCTTGATGTTTACGTCGGACAGGTCGATGCAAGTACAGCACATGGCGTTCATGGTTTAGACTATGAAGGAGAGGATATTCGCGTACACGTGATTTCCCGCCAGCAAGCGTACCAATGGGTGGTGGATGGCCGTTTTGAAAATGGTGCGTCAATCATCGCTTTGCAATGGTTGGAGCTAAACCAGCAACGATTGAAGAAACAATGGTAA
- a CDS encoding DUF1249 family protein, with the protein MVKVAEKRPYHVDLSDLMRTYETNYAKLNALLPSQPSVGDVRCYQAAAMTYQIQVVEVTKYTTLVDICQSDDVPVFPLPTMSVRLYHDARVAEVSGCEHLKRIHARYNYPNEKMLQQDEKVQLNRFLGDWLSFCLRQGISRNPLNI; encoded by the coding sequence ATGGTAAAAGTAGCAGAAAAAAGACCGTATCATGTTGATTTGTCAGATTTGATGCGTACATACGAGACCAATTACGCCAAGCTTAACGCTCTGTTGCCTAGTCAGCCGAGTGTCGGAGACGTGCGCTGCTACCAAGCCGCCGCAATGACCTACCAAATTCAAGTGGTAGAAGTCACAAAGTACACAACTTTGGTCGACATTTGTCAAAGTGATGACGTTCCTGTATTTCCATTGCCTACGATGTCTGTCAGGCTTTATCACGATGCTCGTGTCGCTGAGGTCAGTGGCTGTGAGCATCTGAAACGTATCCATGCTCGGTATAATTATCCTAACGAAAAAATGCTGCAGCAAGATGAGAAAGTACAACTGAATCGCTTCTTAGGTGATTGGCTTTCGTTTTGTTTGCGACAGGGTATCAGTCGCAATCCATTGAATATTTAG
- the arcB gene encoding aerobic respiration two-component sensor histidine kinase ArcB codes for MKPIKNLAQYYVDLLVKLGILRFSILLALALVALAVVVQVGITLVLSGHVDDIDIVRSVFFGLLITPWAVYFLSVVVDQLEESRQRLSKLVSKLKDMRSRDQELNHKLQQNIAKLNQEIEERIKAEEAREEAMKDLENEVFQREKTQVELAERTALLRSFIDASPDLIYYRNADGVFSGCNRAMEELTGKKESQLVGLTPWDVYSKEVAQQIVDTDQRVFADNQALTYEQWLEYPDGRRNYFELRKVPFYSKDGRHLGLVGFGRDITERKRHEESLEKASRDKTTFISTISHELRTPLNGIVGLSRMLLDTPLTAEQRNHMQTINVSAITLGNIFNDIIDMDKFDRRKLELYPAPLNFEEFVAEMESISALMASQKGLRFDLERLSELPPAIEVDATRLRQVLWNLISNAMKFTKEGGVVMTVSAEVEQHHAHIVMEVEDSGIGIPESELEKIFAMYYQVKSDKDNLHAVGTGIGLAVSKQLINMMDGDITVSSEEGFGSTFTVTIRVPLADMPATQVANMQASQELNIFMVEDIELNITVARSLLESMGHEVSVAMTGSEAMEMFDPEIYDLVFLDIQLPDMTGFDVAEYFRRTYSNLPPLVALTANVLKNKQEYLAKGMDDAISKPLSVTAVQDVLAKFTQGELEPAAPISETCESESSDGDEIYTRLLDLDMLESYVGIVGPQPVIDSITMFEEMMPEYLQVLDSNMVAKHQEGIVSEAHKIKGAAGSIGLKHIQSVAQKAQSPDLPAWWENIDDWVEEIKNEYNNDIQILKQWLKQRANG; via the coding sequence ATGAAGCCGATAAAAAACCTTGCCCAGTATTATGTTGATCTGCTTGTTAAATTAGGCATTTTACGTTTCTCGATCCTGCTTGCCTTAGCGCTGGTGGCACTTGCCGTTGTGGTTCAGGTGGGGATCACGCTCGTGCTTAGCGGGCATGTGGATGATATTGATATCGTCCGTTCGGTCTTCTTTGGTTTGTTGATTACCCCTTGGGCTGTCTATTTTTTATCTGTAGTCGTTGATCAGTTAGAAGAGTCGCGTCAACGTTTGTCCAAGCTAGTGTCGAAACTCAAAGATATGCGTTCGCGAGATCAAGAGCTTAACCATAAGCTGCAACAAAATATCGCAAAGCTCAATCAAGAGATCGAAGAACGGATCAAAGCAGAAGAGGCGCGTGAAGAGGCGATGAAAGATCTCGAAAACGAGGTGTTTCAACGTGAAAAAACTCAGGTTGAACTGGCCGAGCGTACCGCGCTACTGCGCTCTTTTATCGATGCCTCTCCCGACCTTATCTACTACCGTAATGCCGATGGCGTATTCTCTGGCTGTAACCGCGCTATGGAAGAGTTGACCGGCAAGAAAGAGAGCCAGTTAGTTGGCCTTACTCCTTGGGATGTCTACAGCAAAGAGGTGGCTCAACAGATCGTGGATACCGATCAGAGAGTATTTGCCGACAACCAAGCACTGACCTATGAGCAGTGGCTAGAGTACCCAGATGGTAGACGCAACTACTTTGAACTGCGCAAAGTGCCCTTTTATAGCAAAGATGGTCGCCATTTAGGGCTAGTCGGGTTCGGCCGTGACATCACCGAGCGCAAACGTCATGAAGAGTCGCTAGAGAAGGCGAGTCGAGACAAAACGACTTTTATTTCGACCATCAGTCATGAGCTGAGAACGCCGTTAAACGGCATTGTCGGGTTGAGCCGAATGTTACTCGATACTCCATTGACCGCCGAGCAGCGTAACCACATGCAAACCATTAACGTGAGTGCGATTACGCTCGGCAATATCTTTAACGATATTATCGACATGGATAAGTTTGACCGCCGTAAGCTTGAGCTCTATCCTGCCCCGCTGAACTTCGAAGAGTTTGTTGCTGAAATGGAGAGTATCTCGGCGCTGATGGCCTCCCAGAAAGGACTGCGCTTTGATTTAGAGCGTTTAAGTGAGCTTCCGCCAGCCATCGAAGTTGATGCGACGCGCCTGCGCCAAGTGCTTTGGAACTTAATCAGTAATGCGATGAAGTTTACCAAAGAGGGGGGCGTGGTGATGACGGTCAGCGCTGAAGTCGAGCAACACCATGCACATATTGTGATGGAAGTGGAAGACAGCGGTATAGGGATTCCAGAGTCGGAACTCGAAAAGATCTTTGCCATGTACTATCAGGTGAAATCGGACAAAGACAACTTACATGCGGTAGGGACGGGGATTGGATTGGCTGTCTCTAAGCAACTGATCAATATGATGGATGGCGATATTACCGTCTCAAGTGAAGAGGGTTTTGGCAGTACCTTTACCGTGACCATTCGTGTGCCTTTGGCTGATATGCCCGCGACTCAAGTGGCTAACATGCAGGCCAGCCAAGAGTTGAACATTTTCATGGTCGAAGATATTGAACTCAATATCACCGTCGCACGCTCTCTGCTTGAAAGCATGGGTCATGAGGTGTCGGTGGCGATGACCGGCAGTGAAGCGATGGAGATGTTCGATCCCGAGATATACGATTTGGTGTTCTTAGATATTCAGTTGCCAGATATGACCGGATTTGATGTCGCCGAATACTTCCGACGCACATACTCGAATTTGCCGCCTTTGGTCGCATTGACCGCCAATGTGCTCAAGAACAAACAGGAGTATTTGGCCAAAGGAATGGATGATGCGATTAGCAAGCCGCTCTCTGTCACTGCGGTTCAAGACGTGCTGGCTAAGTTCACTCAAGGCGAGTTAGAGCCGGCTGCACCGATAAGCGAGACCTGTGAGAGTGAGTCTAGTGATGGCGACGAGATATACACTCGACTGCTCGATTTAGACATGCTGGAGTCGTATGTTGGTATTGTTGGGCCACAACCTGTGATCGACAGCATCACTATGTTTGAAGAGATGATGCCAGAGTATTTGCAAGTGCTCGATTCTAATATGGTCGCCAAGCACCAAGAGGGCATAGTCTCAGAAGCGCATAAAATAAAAGGGGCTGCTGGGTCTATCGGTCTTAAGCACATTCAGAGTGTTGCACAAAAAGCGCAGTCGCCGGACCTACCTGCATGGTGGGAAAATATCGATGATTGGGTTGAAGAGATCAAAAATGAATATAACAATGATATTCAAATTCTTAAACAATGGCTCAAGCAAAGAGCCAACGGCTAA